The Aquisalimonas asiatica genome includes the window GTACACCGGTCCGGATCGGTACGCTGGATCCGTTGGGCCGAGATATTTCGTATTTTTTCAATGGTCACGGCTATTACGCATTCTCCCACCACGGACAGCGTTTCGCTGAGTTGCCGGAGCTCGATGCAGCGACGCTGAGAATCAAGGGGAAAATCCTGGGGGATGGAAAGAGCACCATCATCGGGTGCAGTCATTTCGCGGTGCCGCTCAGTAAGTCCAGGCGCATTGGCAAGTATGGTCATTATTACTTCAAGATCGGCGAGGCCATTTATCAGGACAGGGGGCCGAATGCCGGCGTGTCCCTGGTCGAGCGTCCGGATATGGATGCGAAGACCCTGAGCGTTCTGGATGAGGACTACGCCAAGGACGCCTTCCATTATTTCCGGCGTGACGGGGAGAAGCTGCCTGTTGCGGAACTGGGTGACGAAAATGAACTGCCTGTTCGGTTGCCGGCCAGGTTCAGGCCGTACCAGAGCCCGTTCCCGCAGCTGAAAAACGACCCGGCTGCCGACCTGGACACCTTGTGGCAGTGGCTGATGGAGGAGGGGGCATCCAGTTGGGCTGCCTACGCGGCCGATGACCGCTTTTATCCGTATTGGCTTGCCTACTTCAAACTGGCTGCGCGGCACTATGCAGAAACTCGGGATGCGGCGGTGTATGAGAATGCACTGGCGGTCGCCGGGCGCTATGGCGCGCTCTTCGTGGCTGAACCGAATGCCCTGGACGAACTTGCGGCATTGCACGAAGCAGCGCGGCAACCGCAGCGGCTGAATGACACCATGGCGGCGCTTCGGATACTGAAGCCGGAGGATCCGGCGTTCACCCCGGACATTGCGCGTCTGCTGGAGCAAACCCTGGATTCCGACCTGCTGCGTTCCGCCCCGGAACAGACGAAGCCCTATCTGTGTCGCCGGGTCCTGGCGCGCTATCGCCTGCTGGACCGCGATGAGCTGGAAGCCCGGTGGGGGAAAGAAGCCCCCTGGTTCGTGGCCAGGCAAACGGAATACTTCGAACGCTACGTGCTGACGGAGAGGATGGTTTCCGTTACCGAATCCAGTGCCGCCTGGCGGATGTACCAGGCTTACAAGGAATATGCCCTGCTGAATCCGCTGGCCCATCTCCAGGTCGCCAACGGCCTGTTCACCATGGCGCACCATTGGCACAACTGGAGCGCAACGTTCTTCAATAACGAACAGCAGGGACGCATTGCCCAGGCCTTTTATATTGCGCACCGGTTTTTCCAGGCGGAAACACCGAACGCGCATGGCGACGCGGCGCTTGCCGGCGCAGGGAAGGTGGACCTGGTCGCGTTAAGCGGTGGCCTGGATGCCACGCAGCAGTACTGCGAGCGGGTGGCGCAGGCAGTGCACAGGGAAATCACAGAACAGCCGTAATCCGATAGTTCCTGCCCCGGGCAGTGCGCTCGGATGCCGCGTTGCTCAGCTGGCGCAGCCGCTGCGTCTGCAGCTCCGTCCAGCCACTGCGGGAGACGATGCTCGAGGAGACATCGTCCATGAGGAGCCACCACTCGTCACGCTCCGGGGGGAGGCTCGCGTCCAGGGTGGGATTCGCGAGCGGCAGCGTGACGATGGGTTCGCATCGGTGTGTCTGCGCGGCCCCGCAGGACCGCACAGACACCGGCTGCCTGTCAGTGGCGGGTTCCCTGTCGCGGTATCAGTCCCCGTCGTACATGGCATCGATTTCCTGACGGAACGCGTCCATGTCGTACTGGGAGCCGTTGAGCAACGTGCTCCATTTCCGGATCAGCGCCCCCGTCGCAAGGGCCTCCCGCATTTCGGCGTCAGTGGCGCCGTGTGCTTCAGCGCCCCTGGTGTGGGAGTAGACGCAGTAATCGCAGGGAATCTGCGCCGAGACGGCGAGCGCGATCAGCTCCTTGGTCTTGCCGTCGAGCGCCGTGTCCGGACTGACGATGATCGACTGGATGTTCTGCCAGGCTTCTTCGACGCTGTGCTCCGGATAGGTGTTCTGGACGAAGTCGGGCGCGTCGCCGGCATGCGCCGGAGCGGCGAATCCGGTGGAGATTGCCAGGGCCAGTGCGCCTGCCGTGGTGATGATGGTGGTCTTCATGGCTGCCTCCTACGGAACGTGTTGTTTCTACGCGGTTGGCCCAGCCTTGCAGCGCGATTGATTGCACTCGTGCCGCGAACTGGACAGTGTCAGCAGACCACGGCGGCGTTGGAACGGGTGTTGGAACGGTGAGGGCGGACTCAGGCCGGGAGGGTGCGGCCGAGAACGGCCTCGGCCTCCGCGGCGGTGTGCCGGGCGCGGGCAGAGAGGCAACCGTGGGCCACGGTATGCATGTGGTCCAGGTGAGCCAGCGCTGCCGTGCGATCACCTGTGGCCAAGGCGGTCCGGGCGAGCAAGGCACGGGCGATGATGACCTCGTTCGCCAGATCAATGATCCCGGCGGCATGCAGCGCCTTCTCTGCGCGCTCCCGGGCAGCATCAGGCTGCTCTGACTGCCAGTGGATCAATGCCGCCATGTTCTGCACGTAGGCGATCATCCACTGGCTGTCGGCCGCATGCAGCTGTTCCAGGGCATGATCCAGGCGCGCCGTCGCCTGCGGGTCGCCTCGCTGCAGCCTGGCCAGGGCCTCAAGGGCCTGTGCGAACGGCGCTTCTGCGCCGCTGTTGTCGCCGAGCTTGTCGGCGACGGTCTGCAGGGTCCGGCAACAGTCCAGTGCGTCGTCCGGGGCCTGCCGTTCCAGCTCGATCATGGGCAGCCGGGAGAGGCAGTAGCACTCCCACCAGGGCGTCCGGTCCCGTTTGGCGAGTGCCAGGGCATGCTCGATATGTGCCCGTGCCTGCACGAGTTCGCCACGATGGTGCGCCACCAGGCCGCGTGCCAGGGGGAGTTCGCAGCCAAGCTCCCGAACGTCCAGTTGTTCGGCGAGGTGGTGTGCTTCCTCCGCGAGCTGGGCCGCCCGGTCCATGTCGCGACCGAGCATGCCCAGGCAGCGCGCCGTATCGGCCACGGCCTGGACCACGGTGGCCGGTTCCGCCGTGCGCCCGGCCCGCTCCGCGAGCACGGTCACATCCAGTGCGTCGCTGTAGCGGCCACGCAGGTAGAGCAGGACGGCGATCAGGTAGAGCCCGTCGTGGACCTGCGTGGTGGTCCCGATCGCCCGCGCGTCAGCCACGAGTGTGCGGAGCCGCTGCTCTAGGTCTGGCGGTTGATACGGTTCCATCCCCGGGTGGATGTACAGTTCCAGCAGTTCAAAGGCGCGCTGCAGCCGGGTTTCGTCGGGCAGTGGTGCGAGATGGGTCTGACCCTGCTGCGCCAGGGCTACCGCGTCTGCATAGGCGTGGATCCGTAACGCGTAGCGGCCCGCCACTGCGCAGGCGCGCGCGGCGAGTGCGTGATCACCTCCGAGGTCGGCATGGTAGGCCACTTCCCCGGCAGACGACTCCGCCATGGGACTGCTGCGCGCGAGACGTCCGGAGACATGCGGCTGCAGGGTGCTCTTGCGCGACCACAAGCGTGACTGCTCGACGCTGCGCGCCAGGCTCCGGGCGATCTGCAGATGGATCATGCGCCGCCGTGGCTCGGAGAGAGACTGGTAGGCCGCGTGGCCGATGAGGTCGTGAGCGAACTCCCAGTGCCCCGCATCGGTTGCTCTCAGGATGGCGCGACGCTCGAGGTCCTCCAGACCTTGCAGCAGGGTCGTGCCGGGCAGGTTCATCACCGCCGCCAGTCGGTCCGGGTTGAGCCGACGCCCCAATGCCGCGGCCCATGGGAGAATCTCTGCCGCCTCCTTGCCGACTCCCGCCAGACGGCCCGCAATCAGACCGCCGAGGGTATCGCCCAGGAGCGGTTGGCCACCCTGGTGTGAGCGGGCGATTTCCAGGGCGAACAGCGGGTTGCCCTCCGATTCGCGAAAGACGTGGTCGCCGTCCACCTCCGGAGCGATGGTGTGGGCGATGGTCGCCGTCTCCGTCGGGGACAACGGCTCCACGGTCAGAATACGAAGGGCGCGATCCCGGCGCAGCGCGTGGACCGCGCGCTGCGCCGCCGCGTTGCATTCCAGTTCACCGCCGCGCGCCGCCAGGATGAACGCAACCGGGTGGCCGGTGGTGGCGTGGGCGACATAATGCAGCAGCGCGGCCGACGCCTCGTCAAACCACTGCAGGTCATCCAGGACGATGGCCGCCGGCGAACTGGTGCGCGTCATGTCGATCACCACCTGAGCAACGGCGCTGAACAGGCGGTTCCGGTCTCCCGAGTCGTCGGCCGTGGGCCCCAGTTCGGGGAGCAGTGCGGCGAGTTCGGGTCGCCAAGTGGCCGGGATGGGAATCGAGCGCAGGCCGTCGATCCAGGGTGCATACGGGCGTGTGGCATCCATCTCGAATGCACGCCCCCTGAGCACTTGCACCTGCTCGCCCTGAAGCTGGAGGGAAATCTCCTGCAGTAGCCGGGACTTGCCAATGCCCGGTTCGCCGCTGATCAGCAGGGGGGCTCGTTCTTCCAACGCTCCCCGAATCGTCGTCAGCTCGCGTTGGCGACCCACCAGCGGTGGCGCGTCCGACGAGGGTGCGGATGAAAGTGAGGGCGGCGCGGAGAGAGGCTGCGAAGTCGGGTTCAACTGGGCGTGCAGCTGTTCCAGTCGTGCCGATGGCGCCTGCCCGAGTTCGTGCTGCAGCATGCGCCGGCAATGCTCGTAACGCTGCCGCGCCTCTGCAGTCCGCCCCATCGCGTGCAGGAGCATGACCAGGTCGGCGTGGGCATCCTCGCAGAAGGGGTCCAGCACCAGCCGGTCACGCGCATACGGCAAGGCGGTATCGGGCTGGTCCAGCAGCCGCTGTACCAGTGTGCGCAGGACCCCGTCCTGCAGTTGCTGGAGTGCCTGCCGTTCGGCAACGCACCAGGCGTCGAAGGCGTAGCAGTCCGGCAGGTCCACGCTCTCCAGAAACGGCCCGCGAAGAAGCCCGGCGACCTGGCGGAGGCGATGCGTGGAGACGTCCTCGGGGGCCGAGGGGATCAACTCGCGCACGCGGGTGATGTCCAGCGCCACATCCTCGGCCAGGAAGGAGACGTAGTCGCCGTCCGCGACCAGCCGGGTGGTCGTGTCGTCGTTGAGCAGGGGGCGGATCTTGGCCAGGCACCAGCGCAGCTCCGCGCGCGGGTTCGCAGGGCCGTCCCAGAAGAAGTCACAGAGGTGCTCCCGGGACCGTGCCTGGCCCGATGTGACCAGATAGGCGAGCAGTGCGCGGGCCTTCCGGGAGCGCGGCAGTTCGATTGCGGCACCATCGCGCAGGATGGATGCCCTGCCGAGCAGGCGGATTTCCAGCCGGCACACGTCCGGCGTTGCCACGTGATCTTGTCCTGCCTATGACGTTGGTGGTGCGAGCCCTGCGTCCGTCGGCAGGACCATCGCCTGCCAGACGCGTTCGAACGGGTAGCCGGCCGTGCGGTAGGCCATGCGGACGGCTTCGGCATCCGGCGCCTGGAAGGTGCAGATCATTCTCCGGCGATCGCTGGAGAGATAGCTGCGCAGCCACTGAACACTGTGATCCTGCAGGCAGGGGCCGAGACGCTCACCCATGCGTGCCAGGTCGGCGTCCAGCATCGGCTCGTCGAACGTACGCTCCATGACCAGATAACTCATGGGTAGCCTCCACCGTCCATCCCGGAGTGTGCTCCAGGGTTGGTTAGTCAAGACGCCAATGCGCCGCACTCCCAAGTATAGTTATGACTGAGACATAGTCCGCTCAATCCGCGGTGGCAGCTGGCTCCTGTCCAGAGGCGTGGACATGTCCGAATCCCGGCCGATGCCGGCATGGCAGTGAAGGACGTGTGCCGCAAGCACGGCACTCGTTGCGCAGAGCCGTGCCGTTGATGCTGGATGGAGGAAAAGCGAAATGACCAGCAAGTGGCCCCATCTTGACTACCTTGGCTGGCGTGAGACTTGTTCAGCCCTGCATCTCTACCTGCAGATCGCCGGCAAATACCGGCTGGCTCATACACCGTGGCTGAACCATTCGTGGAACGCGACCTTCTATGTGACGCCGAATGGTCTGGCATCCTCGCCGATACCCGACGGCCCGGGCATCGAGATCCTGTTTGATTTTCGGGAGCACAGGGTCGTGGGCACTTGCGGCGAAGGCCGCCGGGCGTCGTTCGAGCTTGGGCCGTCCACGGTCGCGGCGTTCCACGCCAGCTTCGTGCAGCTGATTTCGGAACTCGGCGGCACGCCGACGTTCAACGGAAAACCGAACGAGGTCCCCGACCCGGTACCCTTCGCCGAGGATCATCGCGACCGGCCCTATGACCGCGACGCCGTTCAACGCTTCCATCAGGCGTCGATAGCGGTTGATAAGGTCTTCAATCGATTCCGCACCTCCTTTCTCGGCAAATCCAGCCCCGTTCATCTGTTCTGGGGCAGTTTCGACCTGGCGGTTACCCGCTTTTCGGGACGGCGCGCGCCGCTCCACCCCGGCGGTGTTCCCGCCTTGCCAGACGACGTGGCGCAGGAGGCGTATGACCGCGAAGTCTCGTCAGCGGGCTTCTGGCCGGGCGGCGGCGGCATCGACTATCCTGCCTTCTACGCTTACGCCTATCCGGCGCCGAACGGTTACCGGGCCGCGGCGGTCCGGCCCGATGCCGCGTTCTGGCATGACGGCCTGTCTGAATTCATCCTCCCCTACGATGCCGTGCAGTCGGCGGACGACCCCGACGAAGCTCTGATGGCTTTCCTCGTCTCGACCTACGAGGCTGCCGCCGATCTGGGCGGATGGGACCGCGATCTTCTGGAATGTGCCCATGGGCAGCCACGTCAGGTACGCACCCCGGACGCGGCGCCGGCGAAGGATGCGCCTTCAGCCGGCGACGAAAAGGTCGAGCGGGAGGATGGAGCAGCGAAGGGGCGCTATTGGATTGTCGTCGATGGCATCGAGGCCGAGATGACCTACAGTCGGGCCGGCGAAGGGTTGATCATCATCGACCACACGGGAGTGCCTGCGGCGTTGCGCGGCCGCAATATCGGCGAGCGGCTGGTGCGCCAGGCGGTTGAAGATGCCCGCCGCGACGGCGTCGCCATCATGCCGCTGTGCCCGTTCGCGAAAGCGCAGATAGACCGTCACCCCGAGTGGCAGGATGTGGTGCATCGGTCAAAGACCTGACGGCAATGAAATCTGATCTGCTGGTGATCTCCCGGGTTCGAGAGCTCCTGGCGGCCGAGCTTCGCATCAGGGCTCAATACATATTGGGGGGCTTTCATGGACGACGTGATCTACTGGTACGCAATAGCTGCGGTGTTGCTTTTCTTCAAGATGTTCGCGGTTTCTGCGTACCAGGGGTTTCACCGAATAGGCAAGTTGACGTTCAAGACGCCGGAGGATGCGGCGTTCGTTGGCCGCGCTGCGGCCAGTGAAGAGTTACCCCAGGTTCAACGGGCGGCGCGGGTGTGGCTGAATGATCTGGAGAACATTCCGATCTTCCTCGCGCTCGGCGTCGCCTATGTCTGGGTGGGGGCTTCAGCGGGCGCGGCACCTTGGTTCTTTCTTGCGTTCACGGGCGCGCGGTACCTTCACACGGTCTTCTACCTGAGTGGCCTCCAGCCCTGGCGCACCATTGCGTATGCCCTCGGTGTAGTGTGCATGTTCGGCATGTCCGTCCAGATCATCCTGGCGTTGCCTTGAGCAGTCCATCGAGCGGCCGGGGCGAACTGGCGTGGTCTTCCGGCATGGGTAGACGCCGCGGGCCTGGAGACCCCTTCCTGCCGCGAGATGCTGCCACATGAGCCTGGCCGCTTCTGTGTGAATGCCGCGGTGGCAAACCTTGTCTCGTCATAATGCCCTTCTGGCTTGTCTATACATGAATAGGTGGGAGGACTCGATCACAGGATCATTCGATATGTCGAAGATACGCAAACCGAATTCAAGCCGTAAGCCGCCAACTCCTTCCGATGACCATACGGTTATCGACGACTGGATTCGACGGCGGGTGATGCCTGATCTAAGCCCCATGGTTCGACAGATAGACGAGTTGATACGTAATACGCTGCCTCGGCTTCAGTACGCCATAAAATGGGGGAAGGTCTATTATGGGATTCCGGAGTTGGGGTGGGTTATCGAGTTAGCGGCCTACGATGTTTCCGTTAATATCGTTTTCCTGGGTGGTGCTGATTTTGATGACCCGCCTCCTCTTGGAGAGACCGACCGATCTCGCTATGTGAAGCTGAAAACGCTGGAGGAGGTGCAGGCGCCGGAGGTCGGCAACTGGATCAGACAGGCGGCAAGCGTGCCAGGCTGGCAATGATCATTTCCATGAGACATTACAGGAAAAACAGTGGCCATTGCTGAGACAGGCAGAATGCGGATACGCCACCTCACTGCTGAGGATGTCGGGGAGCTGGCGGCGATGCTCGCTGACCCGGAGGTCATGCGTCATTCCATTCGGGGCGTGCTGACGGAAGAGGATACGCGCGGCTTCATCTCCTGGTGCATCGGTCTGTACCAGCGCTGCGGCTACGGTCCGCTCGCCCTGGAGGACAAGGAGTCATCGGGGCTCATCGGTTTCTGTGGTCTCAGCCCGGAGACTGTGGCTGGTGTCGAGGAGGTTCATGTCGGGTACCGGCTGGCGCAGCGGTTCTGGGGCAAGGGGCTGGCCACCGAAGCTGTCCGGGCCACGGTAATGGATGGGTTCCAGACGCACCGGCTGGGATCGGTGATTGCCATTGTAGAGCCTGGTCATCCGGCTTCTTGCCGCGTTGCTGAAAAGGCCGGCTTCGGCTCCATTCAGCGTCAGCAGTTTCATGGGCGTGACGTCCTGGTATACCGCAGGTTCGCCCCGGTCCACGCCCAACGGTAGGTTTCACAGCGCGCCAGGGTACGCGCAGTCCGGCAGTGGCATCACCGGGTCAGGTTGATTCCTCCTCCGGGGCGTCGGTGGAGAAGGCGATTTGCCGCTGCGCCTCCAGTTCATCCAGCCGGGCAGACAGTGCACCGCGGATCGCATGATAGGACGCGCCACCGAGCACGAGACGTCGCGGCGGATCAGGTTGGTCCGCAACCGCGATCATCGCATCGGTCATGCGCTCGGGGTCTCCGGTGATGACCCAGTCGCCGCTCAGCAGCGCGTCACGCGTCTGGCGGGCGGGCGTGGCATCGTAGGCTGCAATCGGTTCCGGGTATACGAGACTGCGCCCGAAATCGGTGCGCGCCGGCCCCGGCTCGACAAGCGTGAACCGAATTCCGAACGTGGCCAGCTCCTTTGCCAGCGTCTCGACAAATCCCTCGATGCCCCACTTGGTCGCGTGATAAAGGCTGAAGCCAGGGTAGGCGATCTGGCCCCCTTCGCTCGAGACCTGCAGGACCTGCCCACCCCCTTGCTCACGCAGGGACGGGAGTGCGGAGCGGATCAGTACGATCGACCCGATGAGAGGAGCAAGGGTTCGACGCGGGCATCCGGCTCGGCGAGGCGGTACCGCAGGACATGGTTGCGGTGAGGATCAGTAGCGATCTCCGCTTCCTCGCCGTCGCCGCCCCGGATTATGTAAGCCGCTTCGGCGAACCCATCACCCCCGACGATCTGCTTGGGCATCGCTGCATCCGCCAGCGGCTGCCTAGCGGCAAGCGCTACCGCTGGGAGTTCGAAAAGCATGGGCAGGAGATTGCCGTCGATCCTCCGGGGATACTGACGCTTGACGACAACGACCTAATGGTCGAAGCGGCCGCCGATGGTCTGGGCATCGCCTATGTGCCGGAAGCCGCAGCGAGCGATCTTCTCGCGGCAGGCCGTCTGACAGCGGTGCTGGAAGACTGGTGTCCGCCTTTCTCCGGCTTGATGCTGTACTACCCCGGGCATCGCCACGTGCCCGCGGCGCTGCGGGCCCTTATCAACCTGTTGAAGGAGCCGGATACAAAGGCAGCCCTGCTTGCGCCGCCGGACGTTAGCGTGGGCCGGGTATCGTGAAACCGCCATCGACCAGGAGCGACTGGCCGGTAATGAATCTCGCCTCGTCGGTACAGAGCCATACCGCCACATCCGCAACGTCCTGAGGTGTGCCGATCCGGCCCAGGGCGGCCCGTGCCGCCAGCGGCGGGATGACCTCTTCTCCGTGGGCGCGCAGCATGGGGGTGTCGATGACGCCGGGATTGACGTTATTGATGCGTACTCCCTTGTCTCCAACCTCAAGCGCGATCGCCCGGATCATGGCATCCAGACCGGCCTTGCTTGCCGAGTACACGGATGTGCCGGCCGTTGCCCCAGTGGACAGGAATGAAGATGTGTTGACGATGGCGCCACCCGGGCAATCCTGGCCACCATCGAGCATGGAGCGCAGCGCGGCCCGGGTCAAAAGCCACGGCCCTTTCAGGTTGATGGCGATCAGCTCGTCGAAGCTCACTTCTTTCATCTCGATGATCGGGCGGCCATCACCCTGAATGCCGGCATTGTTAAAGACGCAGTCGATCTGTCCGAAGCGGTCCAGCGTCTCGGCAACGACCCGGTCCACGCCACCGGACAGGGACACGTCGGCGGCCACTGCAAGGGCTTCACCGCCCGCCTTCGCTATCGCTTCCGCGTTGGAGCGCAATGGGCCCTCCCGGCGACCCACCAACACGACTCTGGCGCCTTCCTTGGCAAAGGTGCGCGCGGCTGCTTCACCGATGCCACTCCCGGCACCCGTGACGATGGCAACCTTGCCTTCCAGGCGGGGATAGCCACTTTTATTCATGGTTAATATCCATTTATTGATTGCTGACACAGCGTCGCTCAAACTTATTCCTCGGTAAGAGGCAGAACAAGCCGGGAAACCCCCAGCACACTGAT containing:
- a CDS encoding carboxymuconolactone decarboxylase family protein, with product MKTTIITTAGALALAISTGFAAPAHAGDAPDFVQNTYPEHSVEEAWQNIQSIIVSPDTALDGKTKELIALAVSAQIPCDYCVYSHTRGAEAHGATDAEMREALATGALIRKWSTLLNGSQYDMDAFRQEIDAMYDGD
- a CDS encoding ATP-binding protein, which encodes MATPDVCRLEIRLLGRASILRDGAAIELPRSRKARALLAYLVTSGQARSREHLCDFFWDGPANPRAELRWCLAKIRPLLNDDTTTRLVADGDYVSFLAEDVALDITRVRELIPSAPEDVSTHRLRQVAGLLRGPFLESVDLPDCYAFDAWCVAERQALQQLQDGVLRTLVQRLLDQPDTALPYARDRLVLDPFCEDAHADLVMLLHAMGRTAEARQRYEHCRRMLQHELGQAPSARLEQLHAQLNPTSQPLSAPPSLSSAPSSDAPPLVGRQRELTTIRGALEERAPLLISGEPGIGKSRLLQEISLQLQGEQVQVLRGRAFEMDATRPYAPWIDGLRSIPIPATWRPELAALLPELGPTADDSGDRNRLFSAVAQVVIDMTRTSSPAAIVLDDLQWFDEASAALLHYVAHATTGHPVAFILAARGGELECNAAAQRAVHALRRDRALRILTVEPLSPTETATIAHTIAPEVDGDHVFRESEGNPLFALEIARSHQGGQPLLGDTLGGLIAGRLAGVGKEAAEILPWAAALGRRLNPDRLAAVMNLPGTTLLQGLEDLERRAILRATDAGHWEFAHDLIGHAAYQSLSEPRRRMIHLQIARSLARSVEQSRLWSRKSTLQPHVSGRLARSSPMAESSAGEVAYHADLGGDHALAARACAVAGRYALRIHAYADAVALAQQGQTHLAPLPDETRLQRAFELLELYIHPGMEPYQPPDLEQRLRTLVADARAIGTTTQVHDGLYLIAVLLYLRGRYSDALDVTVLAERAGRTAEPATVVQAVADTARCLGMLGRDMDRAAQLAEEAHHLAEQLDVRELGCELPLARGLVAHHRGELVQARAHIEHALALAKRDRTPWWECYCLSRLPMIELERQAPDDALDCCRTLQTVADKLGDNSGAEAPFAQALEALARLQRGDPQATARLDHALEQLHAADSQWMIAYVQNMAALIHWQSEQPDAARERAEKALHAAGIIDLANEVIIARALLARTALATGDRTAALAHLDHMHTVAHGCLSARARHTAAEAEAVLGRTLPA
- a CDS encoding DUF4242 domain-containing protein, yielding MSYLVMERTFDEPMLDADLARMGERLGPCLQDHSVQWLRSYLSSDRRRMICTFQAPDAEAVRMAYRTAGYPFERVWQAMVLPTDAGLAPPTS
- a CDS encoding DUF5996 family protein, with the protein product MTSKWPHLDYLGWRETCSALHLYLQIAGKYRLAHTPWLNHSWNATFYVTPNGLASSPIPDGPGIEILFDFREHRVVGTCGEGRRASFELGPSTVAAFHASFVQLISELGGTPTFNGKPNEVPDPVPFAEDHRDRPYDRDAVQRFHQASIAVDKVFNRFRTSFLGKSSPVHLFWGSFDLAVTRFSGRRAPLHPGGVPALPDDVAQEAYDREVSSAGFWPGGGGIDYPAFYAYAYPAPNGYRAAAVRPDAAFWHDGLSEFILPYDAVQSADDPDEALMAFLVSTYEAAADLGGWDRDLLECAHGQPRQVRTPDAAPAKDAPSAGDEKVEREDGAAKGRYWIVVDGIEAEMTYSRAGEGLIIIDHTGVPAALRGRNIGERLVRQAVEDARRDGVAIMPLCPFAKAQIDRHPEWQDVVHRSKT
- a CDS encoding MAPEG family protein, giving the protein MDDVIYWYAIAAVLLFFKMFAVSAYQGFHRIGKLTFKTPEDAAFVGRAAASEELPQVQRAARVWLNDLENIPIFLALGVAYVWVGASAGAAPWFFLAFTGARYLHTVFYLSGLQPWRTIAYALGVVCMFGMSVQIILALP
- a CDS encoding DUF1801 domain-containing protein — protein: MSKIRKPNSSRKPPTPSDDHTVIDDWIRRRVMPDLSPMVRQIDELIRNTLPRLQYAIKWGKVYYGIPELGWVIELAAYDVSVNIVFLGGADFDDPPPLGETDRSRYVKLKTLEEVQAPEVGNWIRQAASVPGWQ
- a CDS encoding GNAT family N-acetyltransferase: MAIAETGRMRIRHLTAEDVGELAAMLADPEVMRHSIRGVLTEEDTRGFISWCIGLYQRCGYGPLALEDKESSGLIGFCGLSPETVAGVEEVHVGYRLAQRFWGKGLATEAVRATVMDGFQTHRLGSVIAIVEPGHPASCRVAEKAGFGSIQRQQFHGRDVLVYRRFAPVHAQR
- a CDS encoding SDR family NAD(P)-dependent oxidoreductase; protein product: MSDAVSAINKWILTMNKSGYPRLEGKVAIVTGAGSGIGEAAARTFAKEGARVVLVGRREGPLRSNAEAIAKAGGEALAVAADVSLSGGVDRVVAETLDRFGQIDCVFNNAGIQGDGRPIIEMKEVSFDELIAINLKGPWLLTRAALRSMLDGGQDCPGGAIVNTSSFLSTGATAGTSVYSASKAGLDAMIRAIALEVGDKGVRINNVNPGVIDTPMLRAHGEEVIPPLAARAALGRIGTPQDVADVAVWLCTDEARFITGQSLLVDGGFTIPGPR